A single Candidatus Methylomirabilota bacterium DNA region contains:
- a CDS encoding ATP-binding protein, producing MTPKTLSVRHNLVDQRGGQGEREGASVLSALGEMAITLAHEMRNLLGSVELCADILVAELKDDVQRRDLAQTLIEGVTALNGIVTNLLTFAHPCRPLFAQVALHAVLDEAIVCAGYALKEKRITLVKEYAPADPVTRADRELLKQVFLNLILNAVQAMPEDRHLTISTRVSGGKSSTRRTEVRVEDAGMGIRPEHLNRIFEPFFTTKARGTGLGLALVRRILDQHRAAIQVESELGRGTIFTIVFPDPTEVIHVR from the coding sequence ATGACGCCCAAGACGCTCTCCGTACGCCACAATCTCGTGGACCAGCGTGGGGGCCAGGGTGAACGGGAGGGGGCGAGTGTTTTGTCGGCCCTCGGAGAGATGGCGATTACCCTTGCCCACGAGATGCGTAACCTTTTAGGGAGTGTCGAGCTGTGTGCCGACATCCTGGTAGCCGAGCTGAAGGACGACGTGCAGCGGCGGGATCTGGCCCAAACTCTCATCGAGGGGGTCACCGCCCTTAATGGCATCGTAACAAACCTGTTGACCTTTGCACATCCTTGTCGACCCCTCTTTGCCCAAGTCGCCCTCCACGCCGTTCTCGACGAAGCCATCGTCTGCGCCGGATATGCCCTAAAGGAAAAGCGGATCACGCTGGTGAAAGAATATGCTCCTGCCGACCCAGTGACCCGTGCTGACAGGGAGCTCCTCAAGCAAGTGTTTTTGAACCTTATTTTGAACGCGGTCCAGGCAATGCCCGAGGATCGGCACCTGACAATCTCCACCCGAGTGAGTGGTGGGAAATCAAGCACGAGAAGGACCGAGGTGCGTGTCGAAGATGCGGGGATGGGGATCCGACCAGAGCACCTGAACCGGATCTTTGAACCCTTCTTCACCACCAAGGCCCGGGGGACGGGGTTGGGTCTGGCCCTCGTTCGGCGGATTCTGGACCAGCACCGGGCGGCCATCCAGGTGGAAAGTGAACTTGGCCGCGGGACGATATTCACGATCGTATTCCCGGACCCAACGGAAGTGATCCATGTTCGATAA
- a CDS encoding sigma-54 dependent transcriptional regulator produces MKAHILVVDDERDFLTLVRGSLDSDRYEVWTAKNGEEALKRIRQTPLDLVLSDLVMPGMNGLSLLQRIKEINAELSVIMITGFGTIETAVEAMRHGAYDYLTKPFEQDELQMRVERALERVRLLEERRYLHRDRIERDSLEQLIGRSPAMVKVRELIRQVAPASAPILITGESGTGKELVSRALHLLSPRRERRFVAINCTALPEALLESELFGYVKGAFTGAIKDKRGLVEESDGGTLFLDEIGDVSPAFQGKLLRVLQEGEFMAVGSTKVKRVDAWVIAASNQDLRAKVKAGEFREDLFYRLNVIPIVLPPLRDLKEDILLLADHFLKKHSQRLGRGVPSIAPEALAWLLQHDWPGNVRELEHVIERGLILSQKGTLTPEDILPPELPQASAQISDLALPYRHARQTALDAFNKKYVAAALLRTQGNVTKAADECRLERQSFQRLMKRAGIHSKKYR; encoded by the coding sequence ATGAAGGCGCACATCCTAGTGGTGGATGATGAAAGGGACTTCCTCACCCTCGTCCGGGGGAGCCTGGACTCCGACCGGTATGAGGTGTGGACGGCCAAGAATGGCGAGGAGGCCCTCAAGCGGATCAGGCAGACGCCCTTGGATCTGGTCCTGAGCGATCTGGTCATGCCGGGGATGAATGGCCTGAGCCTCCTGCAACGGATCAAGGAGATCAACGCTGAGCTCTCGGTCATCATGATCACAGGCTTCGGAACCATCGAGACGGCCGTGGAGGCCATGCGCCACGGGGCCTACGATTACCTCACCAAACCCTTTGAGCAGGACGAGCTCCAGATGCGGGTCGAGCGGGCCCTGGAACGGGTCCGGCTTCTGGAAGAGCGACGGTATCTGCACCGGGACCGGATCGAGCGGGACAGTTTGGAGCAGCTTATCGGTCGGAGTCCGGCCATGGTGAAGGTACGAGAACTCATCCGGCAGGTCGCCCCGGCCTCCGCCCCTATCCTCATCACGGGGGAGAGCGGAACGGGGAAGGAGTTGGTCTCCCGTGCACTCCATCTGCTGAGCCCTCGACGGGAGCGTCGATTCGTCGCCATCAACTGTACGGCACTCCCGGAAGCCCTTTTGGAGAGCGAGCTATTCGGCTACGTCAAAGGTGCCTTCACGGGGGCCATCAAGGACAAGCGGGGCCTCGTGGAGGAGTCGGATGGTGGAACCCTTTTCCTCGATGAGATTGGCGATGTCAGCCCGGCCTTTCAGGGGAAGCTGCTCCGCGTGCTCCAGGAAGGGGAATTTATGGCAGTGGGATCGACGAAAGTGAAGCGGGTAGACGCCTGGGTTATTGCCGCCTCCAATCAGGACCTCCGGGCGAAGGTAAAAGCGGGGGAATTTCGTGAGGACCTCTTCTACCGGCTGAACGTGATCCCGATCGTGCTTCCCCCCTTACGGGACCTGAAAGAGGATATTCTCTTGCTGGCTGATCATTTCCTCAAGAAGCATTCCCAGCGCCTGGGGAGAGGGGTTCCATCGATTGCTCCTGAGGCCCTGGCGTGGTTGCTCCAACATGACTGGCCGGGGAACGTTCGCGAGCTCGAGCACGTGATCGAACGGGGATTGATTCTCAGTCAAAAGGGGACCCTCACGCCGGAAGACATCTTACCCCCCGAGCTTCCTCAGGCTAGCGCTCAAATTTCAGATCTTGCCCTTCCCTATCGGCACGCACGCCAAACGGCCTTGGACGCATTCAATAAAAAGTATGTGGCTGCCGCGCTTCTCAGAACCCAGGGCAACGTCACGAAAGCCGCCGATGAATGCCGACTCGAACGGCAGTCTTTTCAGCGGCTCATGAAGCGGGCCGGGATTCACTCGAAGAAGTATCGCTAG
- a CDS encoding GAF domain-containing protein: protein MIDNRETPTGFKVMRETPIRVLLIEDDAGDAHMIRETLAEVTTAPIDVQWVDRLVPGLEHLATDGVDVVLLDLSLPDSRGLTTLVRASARAPQVPIIVLTTLDDEAVAVKAVQEGAQDYLVKGEIDSNLLVRAMRYAIERKRAEAELQGYARELATKTKHLDALATLSCTLSGSFDLQQVLNFVVGATVRLLGVKVARLWLWDEATKVLHLAASAGDPDLVAYHRQVLRPAEGMEGLAFERRETLATGASGTDPRFLHQDGGHENGICAKAAVPVLVGQSAVGVLTAARRDPQSFDPDQLILLGSLAAQAAIAIENARLLQETQRRLKREQTLTHELKRIESVAAQLTSDPDLSLILHPIVSAVAQTCGTEMSAVLIVDEENKELVRGATIGLPDEYVHAIACVLIGPTAYRHEEVMVENTRIDPVTIPYLDLLELYEIRAIWSVPLRDSRGRILGTLATCFNKPYRPSQEQIELVEMYARHAAIALENARLFQEIRLQNRGLVALNRVAQTVNRSLNLHEILEASLDAVLQAVEVEAGIIRLWDERELALVVAAHRGIRTGYLAGMHHLRLGAGVAGKTFQRGEPVIVEDIGQYPHLTDVTEREGVCSLASIPIRSRARVVGVISILSHVPHRFTPTQIDLLTAIGNQLGTAFENARLFEESLRGKDRLATLLEINTKIGATTQIDEMLQTITEEAARLLEAGGAGFRLLEGDRLVIRAVSGVARHVMLRSELKLGESLSGRVAAENRPLCLHDASVPSPWLEEHRVAALRLGVRSVMLVPVRRGDRVIGVLAIQSKASRYFTQEDVDLAMAFADQAAIAIENARLFQQIAKAKREWDITFDTIADGIALLDERGTLVRANNAFGTLWEAPLKGLIGTAWHDVAKRLELVAPCPHCVAWQTKQLASAEARVPTSSRILALTAFPIQPWEAVPAELTAGTILVIRDITVERQRERLAMLGHLAAGVAHEINNPLSVILGFSQLLLKRADPHSETYHDLKLIEKQSRACRQIVEDLRHLARPLPLKRELVNLNQLIQETLEPLEPNLASLKVQVRLIPDPHLPPLSADRRLLGQVLLNLTTNAADAMPEGGTLTITSQVKQKDIVEVAVTDTGVGIAPEHLRGIFDPFVTTKPAGKGMGLGLSLTARIVEDHGGRIEVESKVGWGSTFRILLPQLETPESNIQTVER from the coding sequence GTGATTGACAATCGTGAAACTCCCACGGGATTCAAGGTCATGAGAGAGACCCCGATCAGAGTCCTGTTGATCGAGGATGACGCCGGCGATGCTCACATGATTCGGGAGACGTTGGCCGAGGTGACGACCGCTCCGATCGACGTGCAATGGGTTGATCGGCTCGTGCCCGGACTCGAGCACCTCGCCACAGACGGGGTCGACGTGGTGCTACTGGATCTCTCGCTGCCGGATAGCCGGGGGCTGACGACACTCGTCAGAGCAAGTGCTCGAGCACCACAGGTGCCGATCATTGTGCTGACCACCTTGGACGACGAGGCGGTGGCCGTCAAGGCGGTCCAAGAGGGGGCTCAGGATTATCTGGTGAAGGGGGAGATCGACAGTAACCTGCTGGTGCGCGCCATGCGGTATGCCATCGAACGCAAACGTGCAGAGGCGGAACTACAAGGGTACGCCCGTGAGCTGGCTACGAAAACCAAACACCTGGATGCTCTCGCAACGTTGAGCTGCACGCTGAGTGGCTCTTTCGATCTCCAGCAAGTGTTAAACTTTGTGGTAGGCGCAACAGTCCGTCTCCTCGGCGTCAAGGTCGCTCGGCTCTGGCTCTGGGACGAGGCCACGAAGGTGCTCCACCTCGCGGCATCGGCGGGCGATCCGGATCTGGTGGCATATCATCGGCAGGTCCTTCGGCCCGCTGAAGGGATGGAGGGGCTGGCCTTCGAACGCCGAGAGACCCTGGCAACGGGTGCGTCGGGGACCGACCCCCGATTCCTGCACCAGGATGGGGGCCACGAGAATGGGATCTGTGCCAAAGCAGCCGTCCCCGTATTGGTCGGCCAGTCGGCCGTGGGAGTCCTCACCGCTGCCCGACGGGACCCCCAATCCTTTGACCCAGACCAGCTCATCCTCCTCGGCTCTCTCGCCGCCCAGGCGGCCATTGCCATCGAAAACGCTCGCCTATTGCAGGAAACCCAGAGGCGCCTGAAGCGAGAGCAAACCCTGACGCATGAGCTCAAGAGGATTGAGTCAGTAGCAGCACAGCTGACCTCTGACCCCGACCTCTCTCTCATCCTGCATCCCATCGTCAGTGCGGTGGCCCAGACATGCGGCACAGAGATGAGCGCTGTGCTCATTGTTGATGAGGAAAACAAAGAACTCGTCCGTGGCGCTACCATTGGCCTCCCGGATGAATATGTCCACGCTATCGCCTGCGTCCTTATTGGACCGACCGCTTACAGACATGAAGAGGTCATGGTCGAGAACACCAGGATCGACCCTGTGACGATCCCGTATCTAGATCTGTTAGAGCTATATGAAATCCGGGCGATCTGGTCCGTTCCCCTTCGGGATAGTCGCGGTCGCATCCTTGGAACATTGGCGACGTGCTTTAACAAACCGTATCGACCCAGCCAGGAGCAGATCGAACTTGTCGAAATGTATGCGCGCCACGCGGCCATCGCGCTTGAGAATGCCCGACTCTTCCAGGAGATCCGTTTGCAGAATCGGGGCTTGGTGGCGCTCAATCGGGTGGCCCAAACCGTGAACCGCTCCCTGAACCTGCACGAGATCCTAGAGGCCTCCCTCGATGCAGTGCTGCAAGCGGTAGAGGTCGAGGCGGGCATAATCCGCCTCTGGGACGAGCGCGAGTTGGCGCTGGTCGTGGCCGCGCACCGGGGGATCAGGACCGGGTATCTGGCCGGTATGCACCATCTCAGGCTGGGAGCCGGAGTTGCCGGGAAGACCTTCCAGCGGGGCGAGCCTGTCATCGTCGAGGACATCGGGCAGTATCCTCACCTCACAGACGTGACCGAGCGGGAAGGAGTTTGCTCCCTCGCCAGCATCCCGATCCGGTCCCGGGCGAGGGTGGTCGGCGTGATTAGCATCTTGAGCCACGTCCCGCACCGATTCACTCCGACCCAGATCGATCTGTTGACCGCCATCGGCAACCAGCTTGGGACCGCCTTTGAAAACGCCCGGCTCTTCGAGGAGAGCCTTCGGGGAAAGGATCGCCTCGCCACCCTGTTGGAGATCAACACGAAGATCGGCGCGACCACGCAGATTGATGAGATGCTCCAAACCATCACGGAGGAGGCCGCCCGCCTCCTGGAGGCCGGCGGGGCGGGATTTCGCCTGCTGGAGGGAGATCGCCTGGTGATCCGGGCGGTCAGCGGGGTAGCTCGCCACGTGATGCTCCGCTCCGAGCTAAAGCTCGGGGAGAGTCTCAGTGGACGGGTCGCGGCAGAAAATCGGCCCCTCTGCCTGCACGATGCCAGTGTCCCTTCACCGTGGTTGGAGGAGCACAGAGTGGCCGCACTCCGACTCGGCGTCAGGAGTGTCATGCTCGTGCCCGTGCGGAGGGGTGATCGGGTCATCGGAGTCCTGGCCATCCAGAGCAAGGCGAGCCGCTACTTCACCCAGGAAGACGTGGATCTGGCTATGGCCTTTGCGGACCAGGCGGCAATCGCCATTGAGAACGCCCGCCTCTTCCAGCAGATCGCGAAGGCCAAACGGGAGTGGGATATCACCTTCGATACTATCGCCGATGGGATCGCCCTTTTAGATGAGCGGGGTACCCTGGTGCGGGCGAACAATGCATTCGGCACCTTATGGGAGGCCCCCCTCAAAGGGCTCATCGGCACTGCCTGGCACGACGTGGCCAAGCGGCTGGAGTTGGTGGCGCCCTGCCCTCACTGTGTGGCCTGGCAGACGAAGCAGCTCGCCTCGGCCGAAGCCCGCGTTCCTACGTCGAGTCGGATCCTTGCTTTGACTGCCTTCCCCATTCAGCCGTGGGAGGCTGTCCCGGCTGAGCTCACCGCCGGGACGATTCTCGTCATCCGGGACATTACGGTCGAACGGCAGAGAGAACGGCTGGCCATGTTAGGACACCTGGCGGCTGGGGTGGCCCACGAGATCAACAACCCGTTGAGCGTCATTTTGGGATTTTCCCAGCTTCTCCTCAAGCGGGCGGATCCCCACAGCGAGACCTATCACGACCTCAAGCTCATTGAAAAGCAATCCCGGGCGTGCCGGCAGATCGTGGAAGACCTTCGTCATCTCGCCCGCCCGCTCCCCCTAAAGCGGGAGCTGGTCAATCTCAATCAACTCATCCAAGAGACTCTCGAACCCCTTGAACCTAACCTGGCCTCTCTGAAGGTGCAGGTGAGACTGATTCCGGACCCCCACCTCCCCCCGCTCTCGGCCGATCGAAGGCTCCTCGGCCAGGTGCTTCTTAACCTGACGACAAATGCAGCCGATGCCATGCCGGAGGGAGGCACCCTTACGATTACAAGCCAGGTGAAGCAGAAGGACATCGTGGAGGTCGCCGTAACAGACACGGGGGTCGGGATCGCCCCGGAGCACCTGCGGGGGATCTTCGACCCCTTCGTGACGACGAAACCGGCCGGCAAGGGGATGGGGCTAGGGCTATCGCTCACCGCCAGGATCGTTGAAGATCACGGGGGCCGCATCGAGGTCGAGAGCAAAGTCGGGTGGGGGAGCACCTTCCGCATCCTCCTCCCGCAGCTCGAGACCCCGGAGTCCAATATCCAGACTGTCGAACGGTAA
- a CDS encoding response regulator, producing MSIKSTKTPITGKILIVEDNLDLLSLLHRVLRAEGYEVIMAVSGEEALGRAEELPDLILMDIRLPGEIDGLEATRRLKADSRFTRIPIVGMTAQLMEEKAIAGFNELLFKPIEVDHLIAIVGRWMGERQPKN from the coding sequence TTGTCGATCAAATCCACGAAGACGCCTATTACCGGAAAGATCCTAATCGTAGAGGATAACCTGGACCTCCTGTCGCTGCTTCACCGGGTCCTCAGAGCGGAGGGCTATGAAGTGATTATGGCTGTCAGTGGGGAGGAGGCCTTGGGCAGGGCGGAGGAGCTCCCTGATCTGATCTTGATGGACATTCGCCTGCCCGGGGAGATTGACGGCCTCGAAGCGACCAGACGGCTGAAGGCGGACTCTCGGTTTACCCGAATCCCTATCGTCGGCATGACGGCCCAGCTGATGGAGGAAAAGGCAATTGCCGGCTTCAATGAATTGCTCTTCAAGCCCATCGAGGTAGACCACCTGATTGCCATAGTCGGACGTTGGATGGGGGAACGCCAACCGAAGAACTAA
- the flgN gene encoding flagellar export chaperone FlgN encodes MDEKLFDDLAQVLRQEMDCYERPLDLLREEKGLLIKGDLVALGEQVKQKETLGLKVKVLEEARLGLMRKIGALVELPERELTCSKLAEMVPPCCTP; translated from the coding sequence GTGGATGAGAAACTGTTCGATGATCTGGCCCAGGTCCTCCGCCAAGAGATGGATTGTTACGAGCGGCCCTTGGACCTCCTCCGGGAGGAGAAAGGGCTGCTGATCAAGGGGGATCTCGTGGCGTTGGGCGAGCAGGTGAAGCAGAAGGAAACCCTGGGTCTGAAGGTCAAGGTGCTGGAGGAGGCCCGCCTGGGGCTCATGCGTAAGATCGGTGCCTTGGTCGAGCTCCCGGAGCGAGAGCTGACCTGCTCCAAGCTGGCCGAAATGGTGCCCCCTTGCTGTACTCCTTAG
- a CDS encoding flagellar biosynthesis anti-sigma factor FlgM, whose protein sequence is MPEHDDPHATPPSTGKEPDPVPARGGPHASCGASPCSDRVDFSRELRLARAELTRQLEIREELVADLKRRLQGGAFKVDGERVAEKLLQEIDFGWPGDPAPIGED, encoded by the coding sequence ATGCCGGAGCATGATGACCCCCATGCCACCCCCCCCTCTACTGGGAAGGAGCCGGATCCCGTCCCCGCGAGGGGCGGTCCTCACGCCTCATGCGGCGCCTCGCCATGTTCAGATCGAGTAGATTTCTCACGAGAGTTGCGTCTTGCCCGCGCGGAGCTTACCCGGCAGCTGGAAATCCGCGAGGAGCTGGTGGCGGACCTCAAGCGGAGGTTGCAGGGAGGGGCCTTTAAGGTCGATGGGGAGAGGGTGGCGGAAAAGCTCCTTCAGGAGATCGACTTTGGCTGGCCCGGCGATCCCGCTCCCATCGGGGAAGATTAG
- a CDS encoding response regulator has translation MTTTMQKVILVVEDHPQNLELVTDLLESAGYRVLTATTAEEGLTLSSTHRPDLVLMDVRLPGLDGLEATKILKEDPATRAIPVIALTAYAMPEDRLRIRDAGCEGYLTKPLKIPLLLEQIDSYLGHRTSGVG, from the coding sequence ATGACGACCACGATGCAGAAAGTCATCCTCGTGGTCGAGGATCATCCCCAGAATCTCGAGCTCGTCACCGATCTTCTGGAGAGCGCTGGTTATCGGGTACTCACGGCTACGACCGCGGAAGAGGGATTGACGTTGTCCAGCACTCATCGCCCGGACTTGGTTCTTATGGATGTCCGGCTCCCTGGGCTCGATGGCCTGGAGGCTACGAAGATACTCAAGGAGGATCCGGCTACTCGAGCAATCCCGGTTATCGCACTCACTGCCTATGCCATGCCTGAGGACCGGCTGCGGATCCGGGACGCGGGGTGTGAAGGGTATCTGACCAAACCCCTTAAGATTCCCCTTCTTCTTGAACAAATCGATTCGTACCTCGGTCACAGGACCTCAGGGGTCGGGTAA
- a CDS encoding response regulator: MGQGGKKVLVADDDLDVVRVLRGFLEARGYEVIEAFDGREALEQAVQDRPDLLLLDLDMPRMDGYEVLFHLRRNEELKHIPVVIFSGCDWGREMTAKVLGARGYFRKQSRSKLVKETCDTQEVTGRG, encoded by the coding sequence ATGGGTCAGGGTGGGAAGAAGGTTCTCGTCGCGGATGATGACTTGGACGTGGTGCGGGTGCTCAGAGGATTCCTCGAAGCCCGAGGCTACGAGGTTATCGAGGCGTTCGATGGGAGAGAAGCCCTGGAGCAGGCCGTGCAGGACAGGCCCGACCTCCTTCTTCTCGATCTCGACATGCCGCGGATGGACGGATATGAGGTACTCTTTCACTTGAGACGTAATGAAGAATTGAAACACATCCCGGTCGTCATCTTCAGCGGTTGTGACTGGGGGAGAGAGATGACTGCCAAAGTGCTCGGGGCGAGGGGGTATTTCAGAAAGCAGTCCAGATCAAAACTAGTCAAGGAGACATGTGATACCCAAGAAGTTACGGGTCGTGGATGA
- a CDS encoding HAMP domain-containing sensor histidine kinase: MIDIDIEQLLDDIYGSQEEPIGLRDCLRVLATPLAPLGVTDIWLTRMDGRLLGSSLESPPDLRRWICGDNKDPHLKESGGTHLIRVAVGCEEQGWGMLITRFRDPSPPETMEQKMLSVLPWLKAAGVLALQISVQAKALRETETRLQHLRRRDDAFQIKHRRMVATILEERDTRLSEQRTYLERLQKEVEDRTQELRDHAKALESTNKALERAKEQAEAANLAKSEFLASMTHELRTPLNGLMGFLQLVLKGLCEGPDEERQCAERAMESARHLLTLINDILDLARIEAGKFQLELTAVSLAPLLEEVYRLTQVQATQKEIRLHVEPVKGVTVWSDADRLRQVWLNLIDNALKFTPAGGQVTIRATPQTAMRQVLCEVADTGIGIPQAKQQLIFEMFTQADGSTTRKHGGTGLGLAITKHLVELMGGHIGVESVEGKGARFLFTLPLPAQWERKTGARPRRPASVTGPTS, from the coding sequence GTGATAGATATAGACATTGAGCAGCTCCTTGATGACATATACGGCTCGCAAGAGGAGCCGATCGGACTTCGTGACTGTCTCCGCGTCCTGGCAACCCCGTTGGCGCCCTTGGGAGTGACAGACATCTGGCTCACGCGAATGGACGGGAGGCTTCTGGGTTCCTCACTCGAAAGTCCGCCTGATCTGAGAAGGTGGATCTGTGGAGACAACAAAGACCCACACCTGAAAGAGTCTGGGGGGACGCATCTCATCCGGGTCGCCGTAGGGTGCGAGGAGCAGGGCTGGGGGATGCTAATCACCCGATTCCGGGACCCATCACCACCTGAAACCATGGAGCAGAAGATGTTGAGTGTGCTCCCCTGGCTCAAGGCGGCCGGGGTGCTCGCGCTGCAGATCAGCGTTCAGGCGAAGGCCCTCCGTGAGACGGAAACCCGTCTCCAGCATCTCAGGCGACGAGACGACGCCTTCCAAATCAAGCATCGCAGAATGGTTGCTACGATCTTGGAGGAGCGGGACACCCGACTTAGCGAGCAGCGTACGTACCTCGAGCGTCTCCAGAAAGAGGTCGAGGATCGGACCCAGGAATTACGCGACCATGCCAAAGCGTTGGAATCGACTAACAAGGCGTTGGAGAGAGCCAAGGAACAGGCTGAAGCGGCGAACCTTGCCAAGTCCGAGTTCCTCGCCAGCATGACCCATGAGCTACGCACTCCGCTAAATGGCCTGATGGGCTTTCTCCAGCTGGTCCTGAAGGGGTTGTGCGAGGGCCCGGATGAGGAGCGCCAGTGCGCCGAGCGAGCCATGGAGTCGGCCAGGCACCTCCTCACCCTTATCAACGACATTTTGGACCTTGCCAGGATCGAGGCGGGGAAGTTCCAGCTGGAGCTGACCGCCGTATCCCTTGCTCCGCTGCTCGAAGAAGTCTACCGGCTTACCCAGGTTCAGGCTACTCAGAAGGAGATCCGGCTGCATGTCGAACCGGTGAAGGGGGTTACGGTATGGTCGGATGCGGATCGCCTCAGGCAGGTCTGGCTCAACCTCATCGACAATGCCCTGAAGTTTACACCCGCCGGGGGGCAGGTGACCATCCGGGCCACCCCCCAGACAGCCATGAGGCAGGTCCTCTGCGAGGTAGCCGACACCGGGATCGGCATCCCACAGGCCAAACAGCAGCTTATATTCGAGATGTTCACCCAGGCCGATGGGAGCACCACCCGCAAGCATGGAGGCACCGGGCTCGGCCTGGCCATCACCAAGCACTTGGTCGAGCTCATGGGGGGGCACATCGGGGTCGAGAGCGTGGAAGGGAAGGGGGCACGGTTTCTCTTCACCCTGCCCCTGCCGGCGCAGTGGGAGCGGAAGACTGGCGCGCGCCCTCGGCGTCCGGCCTCCGTCACCGGACCCACCAGCTGA
- a CDS encoding HDOD domain-containing protein produces MVKPIEDYETLLGTLKGCLSRSGGQPTQWGKDGHERGTVESGEGQLDQIADRIHKVSTIPHFALQIVEMVHNPRSSAADLKTILETDHSLAARLLVTLNSTAYDLPAPVDRLLAAVSFVDLSEVTNLALTALIGDMFKKEVAVGSYNRNGVWQHMICVGLGARLVAARAGVENFEEAYLAGLLHDFGIVLIENYLHEAFVEIVAGVSPKRPLWEVEQEYLGFDHTQLGARVAEHWRLPASTRAAIRYHHDSDRCDGGDKVIVQAVETANFLCSAKGLSSVGTQYIGTPSKSTLRGLSITREGFRVLWDDLDHELVKVQALINI; encoded by the coding sequence GTGGTGAAACCGATCGAGGATTACGAGACGTTGCTGGGAACGCTCAAGGGGTGCCTCTCTCGCAGTGGAGGACAGCCGACTCAATGGGGCAAAGATGGACATGAGCGCGGCACCGTCGAGAGTGGTGAAGGTCAACTGGATCAAATCGCTGATCGTATCCACAAAGTCTCAACGATCCCCCATTTCGCTCTGCAGATTGTCGAGATGGTCCACAACCCACGATCCTCTGCAGCCGACCTCAAGACAATTCTGGAGACCGACCATTCGTTGGCAGCCCGCCTGCTGGTCACGTTGAATTCGACGGCGTACGACCTGCCGGCCCCGGTGGATAGGCTGCTCGCAGCAGTCAGCTTCGTGGATCTTAGCGAAGTCACGAATCTGGCGCTCACCGCATTGATCGGCGACATGTTCAAGAAGGAGGTGGCAGTCGGCTCGTACAACCGCAATGGTGTGTGGCAGCATATGATCTGCGTCGGCTTGGGGGCCCGTTTGGTTGCTGCCCGTGCCGGAGTCGAAAATTTTGAGGAAGCATATCTCGCGGGTTTGCTCCATGACTTTGGAATTGTCCTCATAGAGAACTACTTGCATGAAGCGTTTGTCGAGATCGTCGCAGGCGTATCGCCCAAACGGCCACTGTGGGAGGTCGAACAGGAATATCTGGGATTCGATCATACGCAGCTTGGGGCCCGGGTCGCGGAGCATTGGCGTTTGCCGGCCAGCACGCGAGCCGCGATACGCTATCACCACGATTCGGACCGTTGTGACGGTGGGGATAAGGTGATCGTCCAGGCTGTCGAGACGGCGAACTTCCTCTGTTCGGCAAAGGGGTTGAGTTCAGTCGGCACCCAGTACATCGGAACACCCAGCAAATCGACCTTGAGAGGTTTATCGATTACACGGGAGGGCTTCAGAGTCCTATGGGACGACCTTGACCACGAGTTAGTCAAGGTGCAGGCCCTCATCAACATCTGA